The following are from one region of the Paenibacillus protaetiae genome:
- a CDS encoding recombinase zinc beta ribbon domain-containing protein yields MEGRKRQIAKPKAKKHLFTNYLFCADCGKALWYVHYRKGYVCGNYYKHGKYVCSQHSVKEKELIEVVLTDIRNSAESLNENEIMGRLEVKSQQARKQTEKQIQSLQRRIEKLKEQKTGLIRLLASGTITEIEYKEATESGNAELYSLQEQLKGFQSQQGNKSTGESIARLKKELKQFMKLKELTPEMVHRLVDRIEVQADGSVNIHYKFAATALLTA; encoded by the coding sequence ATGGAGGGGCGAAAGCGACAAATTGCAAAGCCCAAGGCAAAGAAGCACCTGTTTACAAACTACCTTTTCTGTGCAGATTGTGGGAAGGCTCTATGGTACGTCCATTACCGTAAAGGCTATGTTTGTGGCAACTACTATAAGCATGGGAAGTACGTTTGTAGTCAGCATAGCGTGAAGGAAAAGGAACTCATTGAGGTTGTCTTGACCGATATTCGTAACAGTGCTGAGAGTCTTAATGAAAACGAGATTATGGGGCGGCTTGAGGTAAAGAGCCAACAAGCAAGAAAGCAGACAGAGAAGCAAATACAGTCTTTACAAAGACGTATTGAAAAATTGAAAGAACAAAAGACAGGCTTAATCAGACTGTTGGCGAGCGGTACGATTACTGAGATAGAGTATAAGGAAGCAACGGAAAGCGGCAATGCTGAACTGTATAGCCTACAGGAGCAGTTAAAAGGCTTCCAGTCTCAACAAGGGAATAAAAGTACAGGGGAAAGTATTGCTCGGTTGAAGAAAGAACTCAAGCAATTCATGAAGCTTAAGGAACTTACTCCTGAAATGGTGCATCGTTTGGTTGATAGGATTGAAGTTCAAGCGGATGGTTCGGTAAACATTCATTACAAGTTTGCCGCCACCGCTCTTCTTACGGCTTAA
- a CDS encoding DUF4256 domain-containing protein: protein MEHEKGELSPEQREELFHVWKVRFEKNMNRHKGIEWAGVQAKLEANAEKLWSLHEMERTGGEPDVVGYAEATGEYIFYDCSVESPSGRRSVCYDNEALESRKEHKPKNSAIHMAAAMGIELLTEEQYRELQKLGQFDTKTSSWLKTPSEIRKLGGAIFADFRYGTVFVYHNGAESYYGARGFRGSLTV from the coding sequence ATGGAACATGAAAAAGGCGAGTTGTCACCGGAACAACGCGAAGAGTTATTCCACGTATGGAAAGTTCGTTTTGAGAAAAACATGAACCGTCATAAAGGTATTGAATGGGCTGGAGTACAAGCAAAGCTGGAAGCTAATGCTGAAAAACTATGGTCACTTCACGAAATGGAAAGAACCGGCGGTGAACCAGATGTTGTTGGCTATGCTGAAGCGACGGGTGAATATATTTTTTATGACTGTTCGGTTGAAAGTCCTAGTGGCCGCAGAAGCGTTTGTTACGATAATGAAGCGCTGGAGTCAAGGAAGGAGCATAAACCGAAGAATAGTGCTATCCATATGGCGGCTGCCATGGGCATTGAGCTTTTGACAGAAGAACAGTATCGGGAGCTGCAGAAGCTTGGACAATTCGATACGAAAACATCGAGTTGGTTGAAAACACCTTCTGAGATTAGAAAACTCGGTGGTGCTATCTTTGCTGATTTCCGCTACGGAACTGTCTTCGTGTATCATAACGGTGCGGAATCCTATTATGGCGCCAGAGGGTTCCGTGGTTCGCTCACGGTTTAA